In Actinoplanes lobatus, the DNA window CCGCCCCGGCTGGGCATGGCGATCCGGGCGATCGGCCGCCCACGGGGATCGAGGACCCGCATGGCGCTCGCGTGGGTGGCGGCCGCCCGCAGCCGGGGCAGGATGCCCATCCGTTCGGCGACGGCCACCGCGGGCCCGCGGACGTCGACCGGGTTGCCGCCGGAGCGCAGCCCGGCGGCCCGCTCCACGAGAGTCACCTGCCAGCCGTGCCGGACCAGCCAGAACGCCAGAGTCGGGCCGGCCACTCCGGCCCCGGAGATGAGTGCCTTCATGTCCACGACGTTAGCCGCATCGAGTGCAATTCTGCAACGCGTGCAGATTTGCGATGGGTGCATAATGGCGGCATGGCGTCTCTTCGTGATCGCAAACGCGCCCGCACCCGGCAGGCTCTGGTCGAGGTGGCGGCCGAGCTGTTCGAGCGGCAGGGCTATGACGAGACGACGGTCGCGCAGATCGCGGCCGGGGCGGAGATCGGCACCCGCACGTTCTTCAGCTACTTCCCAGGTAAGGAACACCTGGTCTTCCCGGAGTCCGACGATCGGGTGCACGCCGCCCTCGAGGCGATCGACCGGCGCACCCCGGAGGACGGCCCGGCCGAGGTGCTGCTGCGGGCGCTGCGCCGGGTCGGCGACGACAGCGACGACATGAGCGGCCGCCTGGCGGCGCTGCGGCTGCGGCTGATCCGCGAGGTCCCCGCCGTGCAGGGGCTGTCGTTGCGGATCCAGCTGG includes these proteins:
- a CDS encoding TetR family transcriptional regulator, with the translated sequence MASLRDRKRARTRQALVEVAAELFERQGYDETTVAQIAAGAEIGTRTFFSYFPGKEHLVFPESDDRVHAALEAIDRRTPEDGPAEVLLRALRRVGDDSDDMSGRLAALRLRLIREVPAVQGLSLRIQLDAQRQIAAHLAAAFPERLDEVRAAALTGAFVGAVTGALQVLLERAERRDDPAVVQRAVQEAVDAALAPWFSGAAPDRSGH